Genomic DNA from Plutella xylostella chromosome 13, ilPluXylo3.1, whole genome shotgun sequence:
aaataaattctttatatatcataGCCAGCTAATTGAATAATCAGTTCATTTCAAAACAATGACGAAAACAACATCGTTaatctttctttttttaaccgtaattaaattacaattatgtGATTCAAGTGAAGAAGAAAATTCAAGATTAGTGCAAATAAGTTCTGGCCGTGTTAGAGGTTACAAAAATCAACAATGGGATATATTCGAATTTTACGGAATTCCATATGCTACTGCTCCCACTGGGGTAAACAAATTCAAGGTacgtatgttatttttataattattattgaccGAATGGTTAGCCATTAACCTTAGTGAAGCTAATAAAGccgtaataaattatattttaaagttttatataaTTCTGTTCCTGCTTTCAGGGTCCATTACCAGCACCACAGTGGTCAGACATTCTAGATGCACAAGACGAATTCATCGTCTGTCCTCAAGCCGGTGACATTTACAAAGATATAGCACAAGAAGACTGCCTCGTAGCTAGTGTATTTACCCCGAACACAAATGAGACAAATTTACCAGTTATGGTTAATATCCACGGCGGAGGCTACGCTGCAGGATATGGAAACTTAGAAAAACCTTATTCCATAGTGAAAGAGGGAAATGTGGTAGCAGTGACGTTTAATTATCGTCTTGGTATTGTGGGTTTCTTGTGTTTGGGTACTGCAGATGTCCCCGGAAATGCTGGTCTAAAAGACATGCTAGCACTCTTGCGCTGGGTTAAAGAAAATATTCGTAGTTTTGGGGGAAACCCCGATGATGTCACTATCGATGGCTGCAGTGCAGGATCTTCCGCCGTTGATCTGCTTGTTCTCTCGGAAACTACGAAAGGATTGTTTAACAAAGTCATAGCACAAAGTGGATCTAGTATCTCAACCTGGAGCGTACAGCAAAATCCCATAGAAGTAGCAAAAGCGCAAGCCATAAGAATGAATTTTAGTAATGCAAATGACATCGGTGCCTTAGAAGATTTCTTTAAAGGCTCATCTATAGAAAGTTTAACGAAAGACAGTTTTTGGGAAGGAAAAGATTCTTCTTTCCAGTTTGTCCCCTGCATTGAATGTGATTTAGAATCCGAAGCAGTTTTAAAAACTGCCCCATTCGATATATTAAAACAAGGAACTTATGAGAAATACCCCACACTTACTGGGTTTTCAAATATGGAAGGTTTATTTAGAATGCCAGTTTATGATAGATGGATAGATGAAATGGTAGCGGATCTGTCAGATTATTTACCTGAAGACTTGAAATTTGAGACTCAAAATGAAAGAAAAGCGGTCGCTGATGCAGCAAGAGAGTTATTTTTTTCGAAATTAAATACTGATAGAAAAATGGGTTTTATCGACTATTTTTCTGACGTGTTGTTTACATATGGTGTTCACCGAGCACTCTCACTGCAAGTAGAAGCTGGTAATGAAAATATGTACTTTTTAGAGTTTGATTTCGTTCCGGAATCGGGAAATCCGACTGCAGAACCACCAGTAGGTGCGAATCATTGCGATCACACACAGATGGTCCTGGATGGTCCAAATGCGTCTAATACCAGTGATTACCATTTGATGAAAAAGTCCATGGTGCAGCTGTGGGTCAACTTTATTAAGACCGGGttagtttttaattacttacataagtttTCATTTAACTACATTTTCGtttactattattatgttgtttcTCTTTCAACTTCcaagttttaattattttttattggctCTACGTGGGTTTACAAGGTAAATATGGTATGTATTTGCATATTTTCTCAATCAGTTTTTTCATCTTTTCAGAAAACCAGTACCAGTCAACACTGAACAATACCCCGAGGGCTGGCCAGCAGTGTCCTCAAACGGACCGTATCCGTATATGGTATTGAACCTGAAACCTCAGTTGAAACGGAACTGGCAGCCAGAACGCGTGCAATTTTGGGATGATGTCTACAGCAAATATTACAGCACCCCGGCACCCCCGGCTAACAGCTCCTCTAGACTCGGTTCCTATTGCGCTGTGACTATCTTTGCTTTTGCATTGTTTCAAACAATGATGTCAAGTTTCTAATACCTACCGAGAGTTTGTATAGTTTATCAGTGTAGATTAAGTAGctagataaaattatattaattaatatcgACTTAAACCTATAGATCTTGACCGTAATCTTGAAGTAGTAGCAACAACAACCAATGCagtaaaagaaaacataactTACCTTGGCGATGTAGGCTTTCATGTAGAAGTTTCCGAAGAGCACGATGAAGGAGATCATGTAGACGATGAGCACGTAGTGCATCCACAGCGGGAACTCGCAGCCGGTCCTGATGCCGTTCACCGCCAGCACCAGAGCGCACGTGAACTGGATCTAGAGTTAAAGAATGAGTAGAGGTTAAAAGGAAGCTAGGAATGCTAAAATCGAAGATAATCGTAAAGATGTTATCCTATTTATGGTGAACTAGATCTAAAGTGATAGTAGAGGTTATAAGGATGCTAATAATGCTTAAATCGAAAATAAACGTAaaggttttattaatttttttcaggTTTATTGATATTAAATGTATGTTATAATGGTTGGTTCATGTTTCTTACACTAAATAAgaagtatatatataataaaataaaattgggCCAATAACGGTACTGGAcaagattaaataaaattggtaAGAAATACCAAATACTTTACGTAATTCGTATTCTCTGTTTCCCTGAGATCTTCAACTATTGTTTTAAGCAGTtgtaaagtaagtttttttttttttgtcaaaaacatatttttttctatcctcctgacacctggcgtgctatgagtaggacattgaaaaaaaatataatatatagtttaaaaatacctatattaaaagttttatggagtatccctgttattcctttaaagttttataaagtacctatcccttaaacaatttgtaCTTTGAgaaagtgacaaaacagttcagtagttattttttttaatttttttaaaatttaataacagtgtttacatttatacctcttcaatttcaattcaatcatttattgGTAATAActtcaataatattacaagtcatttacataggtataggtaattgGTAATTATGCACTAGGTATAATTaagttacttatacaatataacATAGACTAGctaaagtaggtagttatataattttattcataaagtaGAAGCATTGATAGTTAGGTAtttctttatacatataaataattttgacaatgcaaacagtactttttccatagttgctaattggttcactgtaaataatttagctcttaactccaagaaaacaaaatgtattaaattcactttgcctaatgtaagacaagtagagacatatttgtcattgaataacgataagctagagttagtaaatgaaacggtattcctgggtattacaattgactcaaagttgcaatggggaccccatattgagaggatagccggtagattgagttctgcagcttatgcggttagaaccattagacagttaacagatgtagatacagccaggcttgtgtattttagttattttcatagtgttatgtcttacggaattctattgtggggacgagcggctgacattaatcaaatctttgttctgcaaaaacgagcaattcgagccatatatgtattagggtctagaatttcattaagagatacgtttaaggaaataggtatactaactgttccatgccaatatatctatgaaaatattatgtatgttcgtaaaaacttaaattcatttattaaagtaggagccactcacggtattgagaccagaaacaaaaataagttgcttttccccacactcagactttcgaaaacaaacacatcattcatggggtatacgtttttataataaattaccaaatgaagcaataaaccttactgagcaaaaatttaagaattatgttaaagctacattatgtagtaaagcttactatagtataaatgattatttaaacgacaaaaacgcgtggtcttgtccacctcagctaaggctattgaaaaaatgaaatggatataggtacttaagtaaaattgtaggtactagatataagtaaaaattgtaatagattataaggaaaaagttgaaaagatgctcgaggagtttctttcgccatttctttccttctcaatgacggggcctttgtgaaatggtggtagatgactatcgacaaataattgtaaaattttacgtcgattaaaccatttgaatttgaatttgaatttgaatttgaatttgaatttgaatttgaatttgaatttgaatttgaatttgaatttgaatttgaatttgaatttgaggTAGTACATCAATAGTTTTTAGGCATTATTTGCATATTAGCATTGTGTTTTAGTATGATagtatcttatttgaaagctttatACACACTGTTTTTCATCGTTATGAGAGTTACTGTTGGTAGTAGGTACCAATAGTGCATGGGGTGGCGAGGTAAGGTCAAAGAACTCATTTATAGTATAGCATGCCGAATTAAgcaacatatttttaagtttttttgtaaaggtGGCCTCATTTGTTTCGTTTTTAATGTTCTCAGGGATtacgttatatatttttggtcCTATTATATGGATGAGTTTATTAGACTTAGTTAGCCTGCAGCCGGGACAGTACAGCTTATCTTCACGGCGAGGGCAGGTGTTTGGACGAACATCCTTGTTTGTTGGGAAAAGGCTAAGATTACGCCTTACGTATTTAGCTATTTCTAATATGTATAGACACGGCAGcgttaatattttaagtttaagaaagaagaaagaaagaaagaaaaatagtttattgccacaaacagaaaatacaatttgaaagcttacttataaatacaaaggtGGCAAAAGGACAGCCTCAGCTAATGCTGCGTATTGCATGCGGCAACACACTGCGCTGGTTTTCAGACTGCCCAGTTCTTAATACtaacttaaaaactaaaactaaaactaaaggTCACAAGGTACACACATAAggttttattgtaattatatGTGTATAGTGTTGCAtagataaataggtattaataCATGCAAGTgtggttaaataataaatagaagatatatgtatatatgtaaacACATAGTTAATAAACTAGACAACCGATTTGATGGCATGGTATAAATGatagtaaaaatttaatagattatcatttttgtaatttaaatagtaaggcaaattcttttttttggttttgacgtaaaaatattttaaaattatgtttaaaaactCGTCGACTAGTTTTCATCTGAAAAGGAGGTGGTAAATCGTTCCAGATTTTTGCGGCTGCAAATCTGAAACTGCCTCTAAACCCTTGTGTCTTGTGTATTGGtaaatttatttgatttaGTGCCCTACTACGAGTGTTATAATTGCAAGTATTATTTTTCCAatataactttgaaaatagGTATTCTGGACTATGCGTATGGACCACTTTATGCACCAGATTTGCCAGATGTAGCTGTCTTCGGGTTGCCATGTTCAGTATGCCCTTTTCAACCAAATACGGTGTGATGTGCGCCCTTTTtggtattttaaaacaatagcgCATACAAGCATTCTGTACTCTTTGTATAGCTCGTGcagttttttgaaataaccTTGGACCATACACCACATCGCCGAAATTAAACAAAGACAGAACCAACGACTCAGTGAGCAGTATCCTTAACTCCTCTGAAAGGTACTGTCGTATATTATAAAGGACCTTTAAACGATAAAATGCATTCCTTATTTTAGAATTAACGTGTTCCACAAAACGCAACTCATTGTCCATAATTAACCCTAAATTTCTTACTGTATCAACCCTATCTATATTTATGCCATCAATAGTTATCTGGGTAGTTTTATGAATAGTTGCTTTGCTGgggtgtcccaaggtacgccCGCCATTATGCGCAGTGCACGTTTCTGAGATCTGAAAGCACGTCCTGCATCAGTTGAGTTGGCCCAGATATCGACACCATAACTTAGTATTGAGTGGAAATATCCAAAGTAGTCTTTTTTCATGTTATCTTCAGACAATGTAGTAATTAATCTGCTAAGAGCATAAGAGGCTGATGATAGTTTAGAacaaatattgtcaatttgcGGTATCCACGTCAGGCCGGAATCAAAGGTGAATCCTAGGTATTTGACTGTGTCGACTTGAGGGACTAATAAGTTGTTACAAACGATGTTCAGTTCATGGCCTCTGGTTTTTCTCATTTGGAAGtgaattatgtttgttttttcaacGTTTAACGCCATTCCGTTGGCAGCGAACCAGTTAGATAGGTCGCtgatagttttatttagtttagattTAAGTTGTTCGTAACTTTCGGCGTTAACAATTACACAACCGTCGTCGGCAAAAAGAACATAATCTACGTTTTCAGACGCTGTAGTTAGGTCATTGATTAAGATTAGAAACAGGTTATTGCCCATTACCGATCCTTGGGGGACAGCGCAGGGGCCTATGGTTTCTAAGTTTGATTGTGCATTATTAACGCGTGTGCTCTGTTTACGCTCGTGTAAAAAAGATGCAATGGTTTCCAGAAAATAACCATTAACACCGTACAGTTTGAGTTTGTTTAGGATTAGTGAATGGTCGACAAGTTCGAAGGCGCGGGATAAGTCGCAGAATATGGCGGCGACTTGTCGGCCGGCGTCCAGGTGACTCATTAGTTTGGTTAAGACATCGAGGTCAGGAGGCTATAGCTACTCGTACTTAGTTACTcgatggtaggtaggtagttagatATTTCAAAAGCCACTTCATAAAATCATTTATAAAGTACATATGTGATGATTAGGCTATAGTGAATAAATACGGACTGATCATTGTATACGAACTGTAATTTGGCCAATTGCTTACCAGCTGCAGGATGGTAAGGTACTTCTTCCACCACAGGTACTGGCTGACGCGCGGCCCGAACACCGACAAGCCGTAGTACGTGTACATCATCACGTGGATCGCGCTGTTCACCATGGCCGGCAGGAAGGCTGTTGAACAAgtcattatacagggtgtggcaAAATTTTGGATTAGATGCCGAAAGCTATAGATGGCATTCAGtggtaaagtaaagtaaagtagtTCTTTATTTGCATACCAGTGGTGTGCTTTGGCAGAGGCTTACGTTCAGCAGTGGACCGCAATAGGATGATGAAAATGATGGTGATTATGATGttgtaaaagtggtataggtacttagtaaatTAACAAGGGTTGACTCATAACAGCCTTTGATCTACGACACTTGAGAATTCGTGAAAAAAGAATCTATTCCCACGATTTATTAAATGTGGAActgtttacataattattatcattggatagaataattttattactaacaAGCATCACCGGGCTTGAATGCATATCGTATGCAATGTATTCCTAGTAGCGATTCATTAGTTTCAATGGCGCCGGCTCACATAACCCGGTGTAGCAACAAGCCATTCAGGTTTTACTACCGCCGGCTCAGCTGGCACTAAAATGGGATTTGCATTGTGTTTTAGTGAAACTGGGTCCCGTTCATTATCTACGTATTGGCAGTGAAGCTCACGGGATATAGGATTTGGTAGCTTGGCGCCAATAGtaatgggaaaactttttacaaataataatattatgttgtcgTTTGCTTGTGAggggaatattttttttcacagcATATATTACGCTTCATACGCGGGTCACGAATCGTTATTGTGAGATCTGTAGGACGCTCTGTGAATCACGTTCTCTTATCATTCGTTCATGAATAAGGCTACATCTTCAGTTGACAAACAGTTTACACCGATTGAGTAAGAGGTTACATAACTAGCAAACTATGAAGTCTCCATTGAAGTATGTAAGGGCATACTAAACCGATACGCAGTTAATCAGCAGCCCCAACTGTTTGCCAACGGTAGTCGCAGGTGAAGCAACTTGAgcagaaagccgccattttgttattttgtcaTAACATGCACTCTATACTATTTTATTCTCTGTTAGTACCTGAGGCCCCTGGGGGGTCGttctatatgtatattatgacgaaaaacgaagtttcggagcgctgctacAACtccatctcgttgtattaaacgtacgGAATGCACGACAGCAGCTGCtgtcgttcgttcgtttttcaaTACTATAGAGTAACTCTCCTGCACCAGGTTCTCTTGGATGTAACCGTTGTGCATATAcccttagggccacttgcagaaacatattaaatctagatttaataacactaaagtgttaaatctcgatttagtgtcaaattttatatggactgacgtttcttaaatcgagattgacactaaatctagatttaatatgtttctgcaagtggcccttaaagTCTATGCCCATGCTACCATAAAAACTGTACTCCTTGTTCTATGATGCTACTCACTGGTCCCGCTGGGCACCCACTTGATGCCGATCCACCAGAAGCTGAACATGGTGGAGTGGTGGTACACGTGCAGGAACGTCAGCTGCTCGTTCTTCTTCCTCAGGATGAAGAAGAATGTGTCGCAGAACTCCAGAAGCTTCGAGAAGTAGTACCACCACACCGCTTCCGTTATCTGCAAGTTTGGAGAGAGGGAGTCAGTAGCAGATAATTTTGACACCCGTTATACGGTAGTTGGTTAGCACGAATAGTCTTGGCACTTACATGCACTTTTCGGGTATTCGATAGTTGGGTAGCCAGTTGATTGTCAGcaaaaattgtataaaaaagtgtaagtGACAAAAAGTCGtgtaatgttaataaaataatgattcgGCATAACAAGATACATTGACAACATATAATATAGGCGTCTCGATATACTTACTATTACTTACCTTATATTCACTGTAAGAAGAAATTGTGTACAAGGTACTcgtattacataatatatgtatagtatTTTGTTGTAATCCTTAGTAATTAGCCTCTCACAGgattaagaaatattttatctGATACGATAATTAATTCAGAATTATTAATAGACTATCCCCCGTATTCATAGATCTTATGAAAGGTTTCGTAAATTATTGATCAAGAATCAAGATATCATATCCATCCAGGATCCAGGCAAAAAGTCTAAATTTGTGTATCTCGTTAAAACTTTGCAAGCCCCTTGTAAATTGAGTTCTATGAATATGGAGTATATATTTTGGAAGTTCCTAGTccaatgtttattttaacaattacttacttaaacttAACGGATAAATTTGATCTAATAATATGTGGACAACGTACAGGCATATTTTATATCAAAGGATCTTTTTGATGGAACAGTAAATCATGGCAGCCACGAGGGTAATGTTAAATACGCTCAGCTAACATTTTTATAGTAGCATACAATTAACTCCATCAAGCTAAGTTCACACGTCTTTGGTGTGAGCCGCAACATACGCTAGTTGCAAACTTAGCTTGGTCAAGTTGTACACTGTACAGACAGcaaaaaagcaaaatattttatgaaccaTACGACGCGAGAAAACATGAACATGAAAAATACATAACTTATAGAGattgtttgtaagtatgtatatcgataaaacattatttgatTCATTCATCAGTCTCAGGATCGAACTGCTTACCCTGGGGTGGCACACAAActtcttttgctgactgtacattatAAATCAACTCATAGGTACCTGCAACTCATCCGGATCATACCGCTGCCGACAGGGCTCGCAAATATAGCTGTATCTCAGCCTGAACGACGCAGTGAGCAGCCTCACGACTATGTACGCGTTCAGAGCAGCCATCGCCAAGTTATACGGGATCATCAGCCACGTCAAGTCAAACGGCCTTCTGTTCTTCATCAGCTTCGGACCAATCCACACGATGAATAAATACAGCATCGTCCATTGCAGCGTCGGGATTGGCGAATCAACCAGCATCCACCCTTTTGTTCTGCTGTCTGAAATGTAATGAGCTTGGTGTTAGCTTTGTTGGCGGTTGACGGGTTAATTTGAACACGGTTAATGGTCTTGTGTAGCGGTTAATGTGACCTCGAGAGCTGCGGGGATGTGATAGTAGAAATAAAAAGAGTAGTAAAGAAAAACACAATTTAGTACATAATAGGgaattaaataatagtttCATTAGCCAACGGGGATGGGAGAAGATAGTTAAAGTTTTAACGTTtattttttgtctattgcctatattgctatacctacataatattatataattcatAACATAACCTACATTCACTAATTCTATCGAAGCATGTGTAACACAAATAATTAGATCAAGTAATCCAGCATTCTTGGCTGATCAATCTAGTTTATACAGACACGTaggctatattattataaactatcTTGATAGTGAAAGTGGCGGAAACCCGAGACTGTTGCGTAAGTCAACGCGGAAGAAAATGTGGGTAGCCCACTGCTTGAGTAACTGATGTTGTCTTACATCCGTCTATGACATACTGCTGTTGGTGCACTTATCTGCAGACGGCTCTACACGGCaacacacagatacacactTGAAACGTATAGCACGCAACTTTGTTGGTCAGAATCCTAAACACCTGCGTCAGGGCTCAGGACACTGGCCATAATAGAATTTTCAAAGTCAACCAAGTTTACTTCCTTACATCTACCTTTCCAAGTACAAACTCGAATTTGTGGGCGGTCCTGCACTGAGGGTCACTCTCGCTTAAGAAAAACGAATTCTAAGAGTGCCGCTGCGCGAACCACGACTGTATCTCGTCGTATTGAATGTAGCGATTGTATAGTAGCTCCCGTTCGTTCGTTATTTgtcaatatagagtaacccttctgaAAGAGGTTAGTGCTTTTTAACTTTTCCATACTTAGCCGGGCGGTGTTGCGAACTTTTCCGAGTGGTTTTGAAACCAAAACTTGGTCGTAGTTCTCCGAAACTGAAGCCGTAGAGTGCAGGACATGGCGGTTTGTACAGTGTGGGTTATATGCTAACAGTCTGCtcttaaaagtataaataaaaactttatcagactatcgaattttaaaaaaatctatccATGTTAAATGTTGTATTGACATTAGGGGATGCacgaataaatataaatataaatataaatatgtggggacatctcacacacggccatccgaccccaagctaggcagaacctgtgttatgggtgtcggacagctgatatatatctacacaaatacatagatagatagatactaaatataaatatcaacacccaagacccgagtacaaatatctgcctttaaacaaatatctgccccagccgggaatcgaacccgggaccttcggctcagtagtcagggtcactaaccactacgccattcgatcgTCGAATGGGGACTCCGCGGGTAATCATTAACcattaactgccagtttctgtAACTCGATCTACCAATGACTGGTACTGGAGCTATTCTGACTGGAATCCATTCACCAAGGTGACAAATCATGAAATCAATCAATCATCAAAATGaaaagagcggtggtagctcagtcggataagcgcccgcttctcacacgggttcgaatcccggcgctgacatgtaccaatgagttcttttaacttaagtacaatgtatatgAGATATCGGGTAGTAACTAGTAGAGTAGTAAGAAAACAACCGGCCACAGTGAAGCTCGTTTATTGACTGCTTATAGTATGGTAGCCCGCATATATATATCTATCGTGAGGTAGGTATACCACACTCCTCCAACACTATTTCGAAGCTCTGCAAATAACATACAACATAATTAGATACTAACATTTATAACCTAAAATAACTAAACTTAAACTACCTAATatccttaaaaatatttcttataatCTACTTTTCTGTTAGGTCTGAGTGACCGACCCAATGACGCCTCTGAAGATGCAACTTCAGCTGGTGCTTGGTCTAATGGTGCATCATTCGCTCGCTCACTCAAGACTTGTTCATTTTCTCCAACCGCCTCTGCCCACTGTTCCTCGTCCTCCTCCTCCGGGGCGGGGTCGGTGACCTCCCCGCGCTCACGGGAGTCAGCCTCCTCTGCGGGCGGCAACGGTGGCGGTGCAGGTGGAGACAATGGTCTACTATCTACCTCACATGGATCACTTGTTGTGCAATCATTCCCCGCTAAAATATCTCGTAACGACTGCCCCGTATATTTTATCAACTGGTCAACATGTCTTTTAGTCATAACCCCATAATCAGTGATAAAAACTTCAAACAATCGATTACctaatttcttttttattatacctaatgaCCAAAGTTCCTTTCTTTGATGAAACCATCGGGCCCAAACAATCTCGCCGATAGTAAAGCATCTACTTGCTGTTAATTGGTCGGCGGTTCCGGTATTATTACTACTGCATGTAGGTAAAATTAAATCCAGTTTACATTTAATATCTCGACCGAACATTAATTTAGCAGGTGTCGCTCCAGTTGAACAATGGATGGAATTTCTATAACTAAATAGGTAATCCGTCAATTTCtcattgttataattattattagtttgtgagttatcaaaaataattttctttaaCATATTTTTGCATGTTCTTACCGCATTTTCGGCCTGGCCATTACTACAAGGGTGATACACCGGTgatgttaaatattttatgccgTAACAAAGACAAAAGTCCCTAAATTCAACAGAATTAATCTTAACATCATTATCGCTAACGATTAAGTTTGGCAACCCGAAAACAGAAAATAGGTTCTTTAACTTTAATATTAAAGCACTCGTTGATGTCCCATTGTTCATACATATACATTCAAGCCACTTACTGAACGCATCAATGACCACCAAATATACCGTTTGCCCTACAGACAAGTAGTCTAGGTGTATTCGTTGCCAGGGCCCGGCGGGGCGCGGCcagggcgcgggggcgcgggccggcgcggcgcggaCGCTCGCGCACTGACTGCACGAACCTATGTACCGCTCGATGTCACTATCCAGCCCCGGCCACCACATTCGGCTTCGAGCCATATGTTTTGATTTGGTTATACCCAAATGTCCGGAATGTAGTTCTTCTAACATTCTTTCCCTGTACTGTAAAGGAATTACAACCCTATGTCctcttaataaacacccattTTCATACTGTAAGTCTGTCTTACATTTGAAATAAGGTGCTATCGAAGTACAACTTATTTTCCGCGGCCAGCCGTTCTgcatatacttaattactgTCTGCAAAGTGACATCACTTTCAGTTGCCCCTTTCAGGTCATTAAATGTTATTGGCAAAGAGTTAGCACATACATAGTTCAAATACAGCTTTTCTGTATCATTTTCGGACGTGACTGTACTGTCTTTTAATGAGGCGCGTGAAAAATAATCGGCAACAACATTGTTATCGCTCGGTATATACTGCACTACGTAGTTATAGGCCGACAGTAGTAATGCGTACCTTTGTAATCGAGCAGCTGATGTAACGGAAATACCGTTTTTATTGCTAAATATAGATAGCAAGGGTTTATGGTCAGTTTTGAGGATAAAAGGTTCGCTACGCCCGTACAAATATTGATGGAAGtgttttattccaaatatAATGGCCGTCGCTTCCTTTTGAAGTTGgctgtaatttttttcactttgTCCCAACGACCTTGAAGCGAATGCCAATGGCCTTTCTTGTCCGTCGGCGCCTATCTGCGCCAACACGGCGCCCAGGCCGTGCGGACCGGCGTCCACGGCCAGCACGAGCCGCGCCGCCGGGTCGAAGTGCGCCAGCACGCGCTCCGACGCCAGCTCGCGCCGGACCAGCTGCACCGCGCGCCGCTGCCTCGGGCCCCACTCCCACGCCGCGTCCGCGCGTAGCAGCTCATGGAGAGGACCTAGTATGGATGACGCATTCGGAATGAA
This window encodes:
- the LOC105398221 gene encoding esterase E4 isoform X2 codes for the protein MTKTTSLIFLFLTVIKLQLCDSSEEENSRLVQISSGRVRGYKNQQWDIFEFYGIPYATAPTGVNKFKGPLPAPQWSDILDAQDEFIVCPQAGDIYKDIAQEDCLVASVFTPNTNETNLPVMVNIHGGGYAAGYGNLEKPYSIVKEGNVVAVTFNYRLGIVGFLCLGTADVPGNAGLKDMLALLRWVKENIRSFGGNPDDVTIDGCSAGSSAVDLLVLSETTKGLFNKVIAQSGSSISTWSVQQNPIEVAKAQAIRMNFSNANDIGALEDFFKGSSIESLTKDSFWEGKDSSFQFVPCIECDLESEAVLKTAPFDILKQGTYEKYPTLTGFSNMEGLFRMPVYDRWIDEMVADLSDYLPEDLKFETQNERKAVADAARELFFSKLNTDRKMGFIDYFSDVLFTYGVHRALSLQVEAGNENMYFLEFDFVPESGNPTAEPPVGANHCDHTQMVLDGPNASNTSDYHLMKKSMVQLWVNFIKTGKPVPVNTEQYPEGWPAVSSNGPYPYMVLNLKPQLKRNWQPERVQFWDDVYSKYYSTPAPPANSSSRLGSYCAVTIFAFALFQTMMSSF
- the LOC105392258 gene encoding elongation of very long chain fatty acids protein 4, giving the protein MDPPAIMNTTQNLLSETYNYYLWTLSLSDSRTKGWMLVDSPIPTLQWTMLYLFIVWIGPKLMKNRRPFDLTWLMIPYNLAMAALNAYIVVRLLTASFRLRYSYICEPCRQRYDPDELQITEAVWWYYFSKLLEFCDTFFFILRKKNEQLTFLHVYHHSTMFSFWWIGIKWVPSGTTFLPAMVNSAIHVMMYTYYGLSVFGPRVSQYLWWKKYLTILQLIQFTCALVLAVNGIRTGCEFPLWMHYVLIVYMISFIVLFGNFYMKAYIAKGSGCMSVRYGECLDDEETIANRKLKEN